The following proteins come from a genomic window of Diceros bicornis minor isolate mBicDic1 chromosome 4, mDicBic1.mat.cur, whole genome shotgun sequence:
- the PRPF38B gene encoding pre-mRNA-splicing factor 38B translates to MANNSPALTGNSQPQHQAAAAAAQQQQQCGGGGATKPVVSGKQGNVLPLWGNEKTMNLNPMILTNILSSPYFKVQLYELKTYHEVVDEIYFKVTHVEPWEKGSRKTAGQTGMCGGVRGVGTGGIVSTAFCLLYKLFTLKLTRKQVMGLITHTDSPYIRALGFMYIRYTQPPTDLWDWFESFLDDEEDLDVKAGGGCVMTIGEMLRSFLTKLEWFSTLFPRIPVPVQKNIDQQIKTRPRKIKKDGKEGAEEIDRYIERRRSRSPRRSLSPRRSPRRSRSRSHHREGHGSSSFDRELEREKERQRLEREAKEREKERRRSRSIDRGLERRRSRSRERHRSRSRSRDRKGDRRDRDREREKENERGRRRDRDYDKERGNEREKERERSRERSKERRSRGEVEEKKHKEDKDDRRHRDDKKDSKKEKKHSRSRSRERKHRSRSRSRNAGKRSRSRSKEKSSKHKNENKEKSNKRSRSGSQGRTDSVEKSRKREHSPSKEKSRKRSRSKERFHKRDHSDSKDQSDKHDCQRSQSIEPESQEKQLKNKEETV, encoded by the exons ATGGCTAACAACAGCCCCGCGCTGACAGGCAACTCGCAGCCGCAGCACCAGGCCGCCGCGGCCGcggcccagcagcagcagcagtgcggCGGCGGTGGCGCCACCAAGCCGGTGGTCTCGGGCAAGCAGGGCAACGTGCTGCCGCTGTGGGGCAACGAAAAGACTATGAACCTCAACCCCATGATCTTGACCAACATCCTGTCGTCGCCTTACTTCAAAGTGCAGCTCTACGAGCTCAAGACCTACCACGAGGTGGTGGACGAGATCTACTTTAAG GTCACACATGTTGAACCGTGGGAGAAAGGAAGCAGGAAAACAGCAGGCCAGACAGGGATGTGCGGAGGG GTTCGAGGTGTTGGAACAGGAGGAATTGTTTCTACAGCTTTTTGCctgttatataaattatttactcTGAAGTTAACTCGCAAGCAAGTGATGGGTCTCATAACACACACAGACTCTCCATATATTAGAGCCCTTGGATTTATGTATATAAG GTACACACAGCCTCCTACAGATCTATGGGACTGGTTTGAATCCTTCCTTGATGATGAAGAG GACCTAGATGTGAAGGCTGGTGGAGGCTGTGTAATGACCATTGGAGAAATGCTGCGATCTTTTCTCACAAAACTGGAGTGGTTTTCTACCTTGTTTCCAAGAATTCCTGTTCCAGTTCAGAAGAATATTGATCAACAGATTAAAACCCGGcctagaaaaatcaagaaagatgGGAAGGAAGGTGCTGAGGAAATAGACAGATATATTGAACGCAGACGTTCAAG GTCTCCAAGGAGATCGCTGAGTCCACGGAGATCCCCAAGAAGATCAAGAAGTAGAAGCCATCATCGGGAGGGCCATGGGTCTTCTAGTTTTGACCGAGaattagaaagagagaaagaacgcCAGCGACTAGAGCGTGAAGCcaaagaaagggagaaggaaaggcGAAGATCCCGAAGTATTGATCGGGGGTTAGAACGCAGGCGTAGCAGGAGTAGGGAAAGGCATAGAAGTCGTAGTCGAAGTCGTGATAGGAAAGGGGATAGAAGGGACAGGGAtcgggaaagagagaaagaaaatgaaagaggtAGAAGACGAGATCGTGACTATGATAAGGAAAGAGGTAATGAgcgagaaaaggagagagagcgaTCAAGAGAACGGTCCAAGGAACGGAGAAGCAGGGGTGaggtagaagaaaagaaacataaagaagaCAAAGATGACAGGCGGCATAGAGATGACAAAAAAGattccaagaaagagaaaaaacacagTAGAAGtagaagcagagaaaggaagCATAGAAGTAGGAGTAGAAGTAGAAATGCAGGGAAACGCAGTAGAAGCAGGAGCAAAGAGAAATCAagtaaacataaaaatgaaaataaagaaaaatcaaataaacgAAGTAGAAGTGGCAGTCAAGGAAGAACTGACAGTgttgagaaatcaagaaaacgGGAACATAGCCCCAGCAAAGAAAAATCTAGGAAGCGTAGCAGAAGCAAAGAACGTTTCCACAAACGAGATCACAGTGATAGTAAGGACCAGTCTGACAAACATGATTGTCAAAGGAGCCAAAGTATAGAACCAGAGAGCCaagaaaaacaacttaaaaacaaagaagagaCTGTGTGA